The Spirochaetaceae bacterium genome includes a region encoding these proteins:
- the cysS gene encoding cysteine--tRNA ligase, with protein MTDSAKAPHQLRIFNTLGRTVQPFVPRTEGCAQLYACGPTVYDYATIGNFRTFIFVDVLRRTLDALGYRVRHVMNITDVGHLASDADEGEDKMLAGARREGRTVWDIAAFYTDRFFADADALNILRPDVIAKATDHIDDMIALIRRLEARGFTYVAGGNVFFDVARFARYGELALLDRQRLQAGARISVDRSKRNPEDFGLWFTRSKFEDQAMIWDSPWGRGYPGWHIECSAMSMRYLAEQFDIHCGGIDLIPVHHTNEIAQAEAALGIGHDDAGRWVNYWCHGEFLLVNGTKMSKSKGNWVTIGQLQEKGYDALDYRYFVLGAHYRAHQNFTMRALDAARAARAGLVHRVAALARAAAVDDPRTMAGADFAHPAAREALAHAASDLAMPRVLARLWQLVKSDAGDPECALRAVGAIDGVLGLQLLRSAATLLENEAQADPEVDALVRERDEARRRRDFVRADAIRTQLAAQGIELRDAATGTVWQRAGAVPEQAG; from the coding sequence ATGACCGATTCCGCCAAGGCACCGCACCAGCTTCGGATCTTCAACACCCTAGGCCGCACCGTGCAGCCGTTCGTGCCCCGCACCGAGGGCTGCGCCCAGCTCTACGCCTGCGGACCTACCGTATACGACTATGCCACCATCGGTAACTTCCGCACGTTCATCTTCGTCGACGTACTGCGCCGTACCCTCGATGCACTCGGCTACCGGGTGCGCCACGTCATGAACATCACCGACGTCGGCCACTTGGCCAGCGATGCCGATGAAGGCGAGGACAAGATGCTCGCCGGCGCGCGCCGCGAGGGGCGTACCGTGTGGGACATCGCGGCGTTCTACACCGACCGGTTCTTTGCCGACGCGGATGCGCTGAACATCCTCAGGCCCGACGTCATCGCCAAGGCAACCGATCATATCGACGACATGATCGCGCTCATCCGGCGACTCGAAGCGCGCGGGTTCACCTATGTCGCCGGCGGCAACGTGTTCTTCGACGTCGCCCGGTTCGCCCGCTACGGCGAGTTGGCGCTGCTCGACCGCCAGCGGCTGCAGGCCGGCGCCCGCATCAGCGTCGACCGCAGCAAGCGCAATCCGGAGGACTTCGGCCTGTGGTTCACCCGCTCCAAGTTCGAGGACCAGGCGATGATCTGGGATTCGCCGTGGGGACGGGGCTACCCGGGATGGCACATCGAGTGCAGTGCCATGTCGATGCGCTACCTCGCCGAGCAGTTCGACATTCATTGCGGAGGCATCGACCTGATTCCGGTTCATCACACCAACGAGATCGCCCAGGCGGAGGCGGCGCTCGGTATCGGGCACGATGATGCGGGACGCTGGGTGAACTACTGGTGCCACGGCGAATTCCTCCTGGTGAACGGGACCAAGATGTCCAAGTCGAAGGGCAACTGGGTCACCATCGGCCAGCTCCAGGAAAAGGGCTACGACGCGCTCGACTACCGATACTTCGTGCTCGGGGCGCACTACCGGGCACACCAGAACTTTACCATGCGCGCCCTGGATGCGGCGCGCGCCGCCCGCGCCGGCCTGGTGCACCGGGTGGCGGCGCTGGCGCGGGCGGCCGCGGTCGACGATCCCCGCACCATGGCGGGCGCAGATTTCGCCCACCCGGCCGCGCGCGAGGCGCTCGCCCACGCGGCAAGCGACCTGGCGATGCCGCGCGTGCTTGCCCGCCTCTGGCAATTGGTCAAGAGCGATGCCGGCGATCCCGAGTGCGCCTTGCGGGCGGTCGGCGCGATCGACGGCGTGTTGGGGTTGCAGCTATTGCGATCGGCCGCGACCTTATTGGAGAACGAGGCACAGGCGGATCCGGAAGTGGACGCGTTGGTGCGTGAGCGGGACGAGGCGCGCCGCCGGCGTGACTTCGTACGCGCGGACGCGATTCGAACGCAGCTCGCCGCGCAGGGCATCGAGTTGCGCGACGCCGCTACCGGCACCGTGTGGCAGCGCGCCGGCGCGGTGCCGGAGCAGGCAGGGTAG